One Salvia splendens isolate huo1 unplaced genomic scaffold, SspV2 ctg673, whole genome shotgun sequence DNA segment encodes these proteins:
- the LOC121790936 gene encoding acetylserotonin O-methyltransferase-like, with the protein MAELKATMAADAKLEMWSYALGFTPMALVKCAIDLQIADVIESHGGSMTLPSLSAALGCSPPILRRIMRYLVHRRIFTHTASTSSYSQTPLSRLLMRGAADSMAALVLLESTPTMLAPWQRLSLRAHQADGSPFEDEHGRDLWGHGDANPEHSKLFDDGMSCIAAASSAAVVEQCPGVFDGISSLVDVGGGDGTALRILVKAFPWIRGINFDLSHVVGVAPPCDGVERVAGDMFVAVPKADAAFLMSVLHDWNDDECIEILRKCKEAIKEKVMIVEAVIGEEEEEDGDKYSDVRLALDMVMLAHTSGKERTLKEWEYVVKEAGFSRFTVKHIKAIPAVIEAYP; encoded by the exons ATGGCAGAACTAAAAGCAACCATGGCCGCCGACGCCAAATTAGAGATGTGGAGCTACGCCTTGGGCTTCACTCCCATGGCCCTAGTCAAATGCGCCATCGATCTTCAAATCGCCGACGTCATCGAGTCCCACGGCGGCTCCATGACGCTCCCCTCCCTCTCCGCCGCCCTCGGCTGCTCCCCGCCGATCCTCCGCCGCATCATGCGGTACCTCGTCCACCGCCGCATCTTCACCCACACTGCCTCCACCTCCTCCTACTCGCAGACGCCCCTCTCGCGTCTGCTGATGAGAGGCGCCGCCGACAGCATGGCGGCACTCGTCCTCCTGGAGAGCACACCGACAATGCTGGCGCCGTGGCAGCGCCTCAGTCTGCGTGCTCACCAGGCGGACGGATCGCCGTTCGAGGACGAGCACGGCCGCGACCTCTGGGGCCACGGCGATGCCAACCCGGAGC ATAGTAAGCTGTTCGATGACGGAATGAGCTGCATCGCGGCCGCGTCCTCGGCCGCAGTGGTGGAGCAGTGCCCGGGGGTGTTTGATGGGATTTCCTCGCTGGTGGAtgttggcggcggcgatggGACCGCCCTCCGGATTCTTGTGAAGGCTTTTCCTTGGATCCGTGGGATTAACTTTGATCTGTCTCATGTGGTTGGAGTGGCGCCGCCTTGCGACGGAGTTGAGCGTGTCGCCGGAGACATGTTTGTGGCTGTTCCCAAAGCTGATGCGGCTTTTCTCATG TCGGTACTGCACGATTGGAACGATGACGAATGCATAGAGATACTAAGAAAATGCAAGGAGGCGATTAAGGAGAAGGTGATGATCGTGGAGGCAGTGATCggggaagaggaggaagaggacGGGGACAAGTACAGCGATGTGCGGCTAGCGCTGGACATGGTGATGTTGGCTCACACATCTGGGAAAGAGAGGACTTTGAAGGAGTGGGAATATGTAGTGAAAGAAGCTGGTTTCAGTAGGTTTACAGTCAAACATATCAAGGCCATTCCAGCAGTTATTGAAGCCTATCCATGA
- the LOC121790938 gene encoding uncharacterized protein LOC121790938, whose product MDCNSNRKRKQSDIENGEFLALSLSAASAKAMAFSGANLSPPPPPPSVVMPAADPPATTHHHRRLRRNPSRAPLEGKNPVIPPPYPWAGTGRATVRSLNYLRAQGIKAICGDVECRKCEKKFSMEFDLEERFAEISTFVAENQALMRHRAPNEWKNPELPRCDFCNQEGSVKPVISQKKRSINWLFLLLGKMLGCCTLEQLKYFCKHTKNHRTGAKDRVLFLTYLSLCKQMDPSGPYDVVV is encoded by the coding sequence ATGGATTGTAACAGCAACAGAAAGCGAAAGCAATCCGACATCGAAAATGGCGAATTCCTAGCCCTCAGCCTCTCCGCCGCGTCAGCCAAGGCCATGGCCTTTTCCGGCGCCAACTTATCacctcctcctccaccgccttccGTCGTCATGCCGGCAGCGGATCCGCCGGCAACCACGCACCACCACCGCCGATTGAGGAGAAATCCGTCTAGGGCACCGCTGGAGGGGAAGAATCCGGTGATTCCGCCGCCGTATCCGTGGGCGGGGACGGGACGCGCGACGGTGCGGAGCCTGAACTACCTCCGCGCGCAGGGAATCAAGGCGATCTGCGGCGATGTTGAGTGCAGAAAATGCGAGAAGAAATTCTCGATGGAGTTCGATCTGGAGGAGAGATTCGCCGAGATCTCGACGTTCGTGGCGGAGAATCAGGCGCTGATGCGGCACCGCGCGCCGAATGAGTGGAAGAATCCGGAGCTTCCTCGGTGTGATTTCTGCAATCAGGAAGGGAGCGTGAAGCCGGTGATATCGCAGAAGAAGAGGAGCATCAATTGGCTGTTTTTGCTGCTGGGGAAGATGCTGGGGTGCTGCACGCTTGAGCAGCTCAAGTATTTCTGCAAACACACGAAGAATCATCGCACCGGCGCAAAGGATCGGGTGCTGTTCCTCACGTATCTGAGCTTGTGCAAGCAGATGGATCCGAGCGGGCCATACGACGTCGTTGTGTGA
- the LOC121790933 gene encoding uncharacterized protein LOC121790933, which yields MDDPNNRKRKQTDIGNGEFLALSLSDASALASANLPPLSPSPPPSQPAVLPATEPPAATNHRSGIRRNPARAPMERKEPLIPPPYPWAGTSRAKVRSLNYLRERGITAIRGEVECKKCEEKFSVEFDLEERFAEISAFVVENQVQLRHRAPREWMNPELNRCDFCNREGCVKPVISAKKRSINWMFLLLGKMLGCCSLEQLKYFCKHTENHRTGAKDRVLFLTYLSLCKQMDSSGPYNVV from the coding sequence ATGGATGATCCTAACAACAGAAAGCGGAAGCAAACTGACATCGGAAACGGCGAATTCTTAGCCCTCAGCCTCTCCGACGCCTCGGCTTTAGCCAGCGCCAACTTACCTCCGCTCTCTCCTTCCCCTCCTCCTTCGCAGCCCGCCGTCCTTCCCGCAACGGAGCCTCCGGCTGCCACAAACCACCGCAGCGGAATCAGGCGAAATCCAGCGAGGGCGCCGATGGAGAGGAAGGAGCCCTTGATTCCGCCGCCGTACCCGTGGGCGGGGACCTCTCGCGCAAAGGTGCGGAGCTTGAATTACCTCCGCGAGCGCGGCATCACGGCGATCCGCGGCGAGGTGGAGTGCAAGAAGTGCGAGGAGAAATTCTCGGTTGAATTCGATCTGGAGGAGAGATTCGCCGAGATCTCGGCGTTCGTGGTGGAGAATCAGGTGCAGTTGCGGCACCGGGCGCCGAGGGAGTGGATGAATCCGGAGCTCAATCGTTGCGATTTCTGCAATCGGGAAGGATGCGTGAAGCCGGTGATCTCGGCGAAGAAGAGGAGCATCAATTGGATGTTTCTGCTGCTGGGGAAGATGCTCGGGTGCTGCTCGCTTGAGCAGCTCAAGTATTTCTGCAAACACACGGAGAATCATCGCACCGGCGCAAAGGATCGGGTGTTGTTCCTCACGTATCTGAGCTTGTGCAAGCAGATGGATTCGAGCGGGCCATACAACGTCGTTTGA
- the LOC121790934 gene encoding pseudouridine kinase-like isoform X3: MDRGLDNGAEAVVIGGMVLDVNATPSTATNRGTTAPGKIRYALGGVARNIAECMSKLGAKPYMISAVGFDLAGNMLLEPWRAAGLSVEGIRRSKDIETATVCIVFDGGGELAAAVASVESIEKFVTPEWITNFKNNICSAPVMMVDANLSPPALLASCQIAAECGTPVWFEPVSVTKSK; encoded by the exons ATGGATCGAGGCTTAGATAACGGAGCAGAAGCAGTAGTGATAGGAGGAATGGTGCTTGACGTTAATGCTACCCCTTCCACAGCTACTAATCGAGGAACCACTGCTCCTGGAAAG ATTCGCTATGCATTAGGTGGTGTAGCAAGAAATATTGCGGAGTGCATGTCAAAGCTTGGAGCAAAGCCTTACATGATAAGTGCTGTGGGATTTGACTTGGCAG GAAATATGCTCTTGGAACCTTGGAGAGCTGCAGGATTATCTGTAGAAG GCATCAGGAGAAGCAAGGATATTGAAACAGCTACAGTCTGCATTGTATTTGATGGTGGGGGAGAACTGGCTGCTGCTGTCGCTAGCGTTGAATCAATT GAAAAGTTTGTTACTCCTGAGTGGATTACAAATTTCAAGAACAACATATGTTCTGCCCCTGTAATGATGGTTGATGCAAATTTAAGTCCTCCTGCTCTTTTGGCATCTTGCCAAA TTGCAGCAGAATGTGGGACTCCTGTATGGTTTGAGCCAGTTTCAGTAACAAAATCCAAATGA
- the LOC121790934 gene encoding pseudouridine kinase-like isoform X4 — MDRGLDNGAEAVVIGGMVLDVNATPSTATNRGTTAPGKIRYALGGVARNIAECMSKLGAKPYMISAVGFDLAGNMLLEPWRAAGLSVEGIRRSKDIETATVCIVFDGGGELAAAVASVESIEKFVTPEWITNFKNNICSAPVMMVDANLSPPALLASCQNHLYLTQ, encoded by the exons ATGGATCGAGGCTTAGATAACGGAGCAGAAGCAGTAGTGATAGGAGGAATGGTGCTTGACGTTAATGCTACCCCTTCCACAGCTACTAATCGAGGAACCACTGCTCCTGGAAAG ATTCGCTATGCATTAGGTGGTGTAGCAAGAAATATTGCGGAGTGCATGTCAAAGCTTGGAGCAAAGCCTTACATGATAAGTGCTGTGGGATTTGACTTGGCAG GAAATATGCTCTTGGAACCTTGGAGAGCTGCAGGATTATCTGTAGAAG GCATCAGGAGAAGCAAGGATATTGAAACAGCTACAGTCTGCATTGTATTTGATGGTGGGGGAGAACTGGCTGCTGCTGTCGCTAGCGTTGAATCAATT GAAAAGTTTGTTACTCCTGAGTGGATTACAAATTTCAAGAACAACATATGTTCTGCCCCTGTAATGATGGTTGATGCAAATTTAAGTCCTCCTGCTCTTTTGGCATCTTGCCAAA ATCACCTATACCTCACCCAATGA
- the LOC121790934 gene encoding pseudouridine kinase-like isoform X1 yields MDRGLDNGAEAVVIGGMVLDVNATPSTATNRGTTAPGKIRYALGGVARNIAECMSKLGAKPYMISAVGFDLAGNMLLEPWRAAGLSVEGIRRSKDIETATVCIVFDGGGELAAAVASVESIITYTSPNEDELIAMANALSSSDKFLPVQRDGKSARTSIKSLFERLKPAIWVLLEEGIKVVLVTLGPHGVFLCFKAVDGIKKHDPSKNSPFSFSRKLYEAVNVSFPPDRILGTPKSKGNYYVAVHFPALPASVVTLVGAGDCLVGGMLASVCVGLDIMQSVAVGMAAAKGAVETESTVPVEYQLARIADDAGAIYSEAKVIYCESKL; encoded by the exons ATGGATCGAGGCTTAGATAACGGAGCAGAAGCAGTAGTGATAGGAGGAATGGTGCTTGACGTTAATGCTACCCCTTCCACAGCTACTAATCGAGGAACCACTGCTCCTGGAAAG ATTCGCTATGCATTAGGTGGTGTAGCAAGAAATATTGCGGAGTGCATGTCAAAGCTTGGAGCAAAGCCTTACATGATAAGTGCTGTGGGATTTGACTTGGCAG GAAATATGCTCTTGGAACCTTGGAGAGCTGCAGGATTATCTGTAGAAG GCATCAGGAGAAGCAAGGATATTGAAACAGCTACAGTCTGCATTGTATTTGATGGTGGGGGAGAACTGGCTGCTGCTGTCGCTAGCGTTGAATCAATT ATCACCTATACCTCACCCAATGAAGATGAGCTTATAGCTATGGCAAATGCTTTGTCTTCTAGTGATAAATTCTTACCGGTGCAAAGGGATGGCAAGAGCGCCAGGACTTCCATTAAATCGTTGTTTGAAAGGCTAAAGCCTGCAATATGGGTTTTGCTGGAGGAAGGTATCAAAGTAGTATTGGTCACACTTGGACCACATGGGGTATTCTTATGCTTCAAAGCCGTAGATGGCATAAAGAAACACGACCCCTCTAAAAACAGTCCCTTTTCTTTCAGCAGAAAACTATATGAAgctgtaaatgtaagtttcccACCAGATAGAATCTTAGGTACTCCCAAGTCGAAGGGAAACTATTACGTAGCTGTACATTTTCCTGCACTCCCTGCTTCTGTAGTTACGCTTGTTGGCGCTGGTGATTGCTTAGTTGGTGGTATGTTAGCTTCGGTTTGCGTTGGTTTAGATATAATGCAGAGCGTAGCAGTTGGGATGGCAGCAGCAAAAGGGGCCGTTGAAACAGAGAGCACCGTCCCCGTGGAGTATCAATTGGCCAGAATTGCAG ATGATGCGGGTGCTATCTACTCTGAAGCAAAAGTTATCTACTGTGAGTCAAAGTTATGA
- the LOC121790934 gene encoding uncharacterized protein LOC121790934 isoform X2 encodes MSKLGAKPYMISAVGFDLAGNMLLEPWRAAGLSVEGIRRSKDIETATVCIVFDGGGELAAAVASVESIITYTSPNEDELIAMANALSSSDKFLPVQRDGKSARTSIKSLFERLKPAIWVLLEEGIKVVLVTLGPHGVFLCFKAVDGIKKHDPSKNSPFSFSRKLYEAVNVSFPPDRILGTPKSKGNYYVAVHFPALPASVVTLVGAGDCLVGGMLASVCVGLDIMQSVAVGMAAAKGAVETESTVPVEYQLARIADDAGAIYSEAKVIYCESKL; translated from the exons ATGTCAAAGCTTGGAGCAAAGCCTTACATGATAAGTGCTGTGGGATTTGACTTGGCAG GAAATATGCTCTTGGAACCTTGGAGAGCTGCAGGATTATCTGTAGAAG GCATCAGGAGAAGCAAGGATATTGAAACAGCTACAGTCTGCATTGTATTTGATGGTGGGGGAGAACTGGCTGCTGCTGTCGCTAGCGTTGAATCAATT ATCACCTATACCTCACCCAATGAAGATGAGCTTATAGCTATGGCAAATGCTTTGTCTTCTAGTGATAAATTCTTACCGGTGCAAAGGGATGGCAAGAGCGCCAGGACTTCCATTAAATCGTTGTTTGAAAGGCTAAAGCCTGCAATATGGGTTTTGCTGGAGGAAGGTATCAAAGTAGTATTGGTCACACTTGGACCACATGGGGTATTCTTATGCTTCAAAGCCGTAGATGGCATAAAGAAACACGACCCCTCTAAAAACAGTCCCTTTTCTTTCAGCAGAAAACTATATGAAgctgtaaatgtaagtttcccACCAGATAGAATCTTAGGTACTCCCAAGTCGAAGGGAAACTATTACGTAGCTGTACATTTTCCTGCACTCCCTGCTTCTGTAGTTACGCTTGTTGGCGCTGGTGATTGCTTAGTTGGTGGTATGTTAGCTTCGGTTTGCGTTGGTTTAGATATAATGCAGAGCGTAGCAGTTGGGATGGCAGCAGCAAAAGGGGCCGTTGAAACAGAGAGCACCGTCCCCGTGGAGTATCAATTGGCCAGAATTGCAG ATGATGCGGGTGCTATCTACTCTGAAGCAAAAGTTATCTACTGTGAGTCAAAGTTATGA